A single region of the Chrysoperla carnea chromosome 5, inChrCarn1.1, whole genome shotgun sequence genome encodes:
- the LOC123300085 gene encoding uncharacterized protein LOC123300085, giving the protein MSFKWQDKHMELFLETYQRYECLWNNKCSDYSKTNLREKAYSSMLADLNLPGLTVLDIKAKIKTIRTRYGAELCKIKNSERSGASADDVYEPRLFWFKLADVFLRNICTPKASSSNLKELESTIKGISGKATDDSQHLGQHEQETEQTAHIQDTEATSPNMIATSSAEIRNTPKNTKGSKRSLSTTVSGVQDAIKQLKTLSEENKQDLNEFDVFCESLAIQLKKMPLDRALICQGQLQKVMTQERLFQLTSHPQSHSSMSSRSPADYQQSIATSGRYSAMSSTQSSTHSRQSQNDYYQSTEKDDDYENSDVLSDAISSAGIIVDDLMDL; this is encoded by the exons ATGTCATTCAAGTGGCAAGATAAACACATGGAACTATTTCTAGAAACTTACCAGCGGTATGAGTGCTTGTGGAATAATAAATGCAGTGATTACAGCAAAACTAACCTACGGGAAAAAGCGTACTCCTCAATGCTGGCCGATTTAAATTTGCCTGGATTAACTGTACTCGACATCAaggcaaaaataaaaactattagaacACGTTATGGGGCAGAACTTTGCAagataaaaaattcagaaaGAAGTGGAGCTAGTGCTGATGACGTTTATGAGCCCCGACTATTCTGGTTTAAACTTGCAGACGTGTTTCTACGCAACATATGCACTCCAAAAGCCAGTTCTTCAAACTTGAAG GAGTTAGAATCGACGATAAAGGGCATTTCTGGAAAAGCAACCGATGATAGCCAACATTTGGGACAACATGAACAGGAAACTGAGCAAACAGCACACATTCAGGACACTGAGGCAACATCTCCAAATATGATTGCAACGTCTTCGGCGGAAATTAGGAATACTCCAAAAAACACAAAGGGGAGTAAACGTTCCCTCAGTACTACCGTTTCAGGGGTTCAGGACGcaataaaacaattgaagaCACTATCGGAAGAAAATAAGCAGGATCTGAACGAATTCGACGTGTTTTGTGAAAGCCTTGCTATACAGTTGAAAAAAATGCCCTTAGATAGGGCTCTTATCTGTCAAGGACAGCTACAGAAAGTGATGACACAAGAACGACTCTTCCAACTCACATCACATCCTCAGTCTCACTCATCCATGTCGTCCAGGTCACCTGCTGATTATCAACAGTCGATAGCAACTTCAGGCCGGTACTCTGCGATGTCATCAACGCAAAGCAGCACACATTCACGGCAGTCACAAAACGATTACTACCAATCTACCGAAAAAGATGACGATTatgaaaacagtgatgttttgtCCGATGCCATTTCTTCAGCGGGAATAATAGTTGATGATTTAAtggatttataa
- the LOC123300082 gene encoding putative nuclease HARBI1: MSRSRRNQKIIRSGIALISRGLLHELNAIISRKRVQRRWWVKPWVSRRTNLGASSTLLREWAKENPEVYRNHLRMNEEQFAYLLDKVTPLIRKKDTWFREALSPKIKLQMTLRYLATGDNIGTLSALYRIPRSTFSRFLPEVCRAIYNCLADFIMVPNTVESWENVMRDYETLWNFPNVCGAMDGKHVTIRCPPKTGSQYFNYKKDFSTILFAIVDANYNFIYIDVGTNGRVNDAAVFAKSTFNEALQKNSLNIPEQGIFVADDAFPLRTNILKPYSRCGPLTEKQKIFNYRLSRARRVVENTFGILVSKFRIFEKPIPLSIQTTEQVVKTTCALHNWLRKTSTPIHPYIRRDMLDIENWEEGRVQPGTATQHPHSGLEEISHGASNNYSRAAGEVRNYYAECFVTTHIVPWQLKMI; the protein is encoded by the exons ATGTCTCGTTCAagaagaaatcaaaaaattatacgcAGTGGCATTGCCTTAATTTCACGTGGACTGCTGCATGAATTGAATGCTATTATATCACGAAAACGTGTTCAAAGACGTTGGTGGGTGAAGCCATGGGTTTCAAGGAGGACAAATCTGGGAGCTTCGTCAACCCTGTTAAGAGAATGGGCAAAGGAAAATCCTGAGGTGTATAGAAATCATTTAAGAATGAACGAGGAGCAATTCGCATATCTTCTAGACAAAGTAACTCCGTTGATAAGAAAAAAAGATACTTGGTTCCGAGAAGCTTTAAGCCCTAAAATAAAACTGCAAATGACGCTACGATATCTAGCGACTGGAGATAATATAGGTACCTTAAGTGCACTGTACAGAATTCCAAGAAGCACATTTTCACGGTTTTTGCCTGAGGTATGCAGGGCTATATACAACTGTTTGGCAGATTTTATAATG GTGCCTAACACAGTTGAAAGCTGGGAAAATGTGATGCGAGACTACGAAACTTTGTGGAATTTCCCAAATGTGTGTGGGGCTATGGACGGTAAGCACGTCACCATCAGGTGCCCTCCAAAAACTGGTTCACAGTATTTTAATTACAAGAAAGATTTCAGTACGATACTATTCGCAATTGTTGATGCCAATTACAATTTCATATACATCGATGTGGGAACCAATGGAAGAGTAAATGACGCTGCAGTATTTGCGAAATCAACTTTTAATGAGGCCTTGCAAAAGAATTCACTAAATATACCGGAACAAGGAATTTTCGTCGCTGACGATGCCTTCCCATTGAGAaccaatattttaaaaccatattCCAGATGTGGTCCGCTaaccgaaaaacaaaaaatattcaattacagACTTTCAAGGGCCCGTCGCGTTGTGGAAAACACATTCGGCATACTTGTGTCGAAATTTAGAATCTTTGAGAAACCTATTCCACTCTCCATACAAACAACGGAACAAGTGGTGAAAACTACATGCGCTCTTCACAACTGGTTGCGAAAGACTTCAACTCCCATACACCCATATATCCGGAGAGATATGCTGGATATTGAAAACTGGGAAGAAGGAAGGGTTCAACCAGGTACCGCTACCCAACATCCACACAGTGGTCTTGAGGAAATATCCCATGGTGCTTCAAATAACTACAGCAGGGCAGCAGGAGAAGTACGAAATTATTATGCTGAATGTTTTGTCACAACACACATTGTACCATggcaattgaaaatgatttag